DNA from Elgaria multicarinata webbii isolate HBS135686 ecotype San Diego chromosome 8, rElgMul1.1.pri, whole genome shotgun sequence:
TAAATGATTACTGATTGAGAACTTCCTTAATAAACACCGGAAATACTTTGCAGCTTTGCCAAAATCGGTCAAATAAAAACTATTCTATCCTTTTCTCTCTAGATGTTGTAAAGTGCAAAAAAGACAGAGGACCTCTTGGCATTCTACAGTGTCCATCGTGTGCCAGTCCCAGGAATTCTAAAGACAAACCATTAGCTGAGATGCCACTCTCAGATTTCAACTGTGTTAAACCAACtatagatacaaacttgaaattgaAGAACATCACTTTGCCAGATGATGgtgattttatttcagtttctcccagagATTTTGTGGCTCCCATAGGATCCATGGTATTAAACATGACAGACCAAGCAGGGAATCGAGCAAACTTGGCTTGCAATGTGCAAACGCCTGCAAAAATGTCTCCAGTCACacttaaaaaaatcaacaacaccACAGTCCTTGAAATATCATTGTCAACATTTCTTGTATGTAGCATTGACTATGAGCACATCCAGCCCCTGTGGAGCATACTGGCCCTTTACAGCGACTCTCTATTAAAACTTAAAAGAAATCACTTACTGACAGGAGTTCCTTATATTAGTTATAAGTATAAGCAAACAGATTCTGAAAATGAAGAGCTTTTCACTGACATAGAAGCTGAATTGAGAGCTGAGCCTTCTTGGCTGATGCAAGGCCAAGTAGCATTCCAGTTGGACAGGACAGCAACCACACTCAACACTCTGCACATCCGATATTTAATGGATGCTCAAATCACCCTCCCAGGTGCTGCCCCAAAATCAGCAAGACAAAACTGGGCCATGATTGTACGAGAAAACAGCACAAGGACGGAATGCTCTGTTTTAGTAGGCGGGTCTGTGGAATTGAACTGCCAGGCACTTGGAGATCCTACCCCAGTAATTGAGTGGGTATTAGCTGATGGGAGCAAGGTTAGAGCTCCGTATGTTAGTGAAGATGGGAGAATGATGATAGCAAAATCTGGAAAGCTCACGTTACGTACAGCAGATAATTTTGACACCGGAGTTTATCACTGCGTAGGAACTAATTACAATGATGCTGATGTTCTGACTTTTAGAATTACTGTGATAGATCCTTACATGGAACACAACCATTTAAATGGTCCTCTGCTGTCAGTATTTTTTGGTGAGACAGTCTACCTTCCATGCCAGTCTACAGGTTCCCCAGAAGCATCTGTTGACTGGATCTTACCTGAGCAAATGGTTCTTCATCACTCTTCAAAAAACAAGTTTATTTTTCACAACAGCACATTAAAAATTCAACAAATAACAGACCGGGATAGTGGTTATTTCAAATGTGTGACAGCCAATCAATATGGTGTGGATTTTTTGGTTTACCAAGTACTAGTTAAAAGGAATTCACACAGATTGCAGAAACTAGATATTCAAGTAGAAGATGAGGCAGCAGAAGGGTCTGGCAATGAAGAGCTGAAAGATATCACCAAACTTCAAAATCTTTCATCTACCATGCAAACCCAAGTAACCAGTCAAACATCGACTGAAGCTTCATCTATAAGTCATTCCACATTAAACAAAATCAAAAATAATTACAAAGAAATTCATCGGCACAAGAAGGAGAAAATGAACAAACGATTTAGAGGACATAAAAGACCATTTAGTCCCTCCAACAGGAGAATTGATCCACTGCGCTGGGCAGCATTTTTGGAAAAAACGAAAAGTACCACATTGCTAAGGAAACAACAAAATGCCACGATGAAACCAACAGTAAAAGTACTTCTCTCTTCAAAGATTTCCGGAAATGAGGAGGAGGCATCTGGAGATGACATATTTCCAGAGGAAGAATTTATGCTATTAGCAACTAAAAGACCTGCAGTATACTCTCTGAGGGAAGCTTCAGGAAATGTAGTAACAGCAGAACTTGGAAGCATATCAAGTAATTACAGCTCTCTGGAAACATCTGTCGTAGTTACAGAAACAGTAACTCCAGTTGGTAGCCCAATGGTTGTACACTCTGAGAGACCTAAGAACCAGAATTTATATATGGAACTTAAATCTGAAACTGAAAGAACAACTCTTGAAGCATATCAAACATTACCTACACCACCAATCAATATGGAGTCATCAACAACACCATCATATAAGCTACCAAGTACAACAGAAACTTTAAATACTTCCCAGAGATTGATACTACCTGGAGGAAATAATGTACATTTGAAAATTACACCAACAATAACACAAGCAACAAATATTACTAAGAGCTCTGTAACTTTCCACAAAAGTACTGGAAAAACTGATCTGTTTGCACAGGCAACTGAGAAAACAATAGGGAAATCCAATAGTCAAGTATCTGTAGTCAGTGTACCTGATGATGTATTTAGACACATTTACAGTACACAAAAAATAACAATGCCTCAACTACCTGCAGACTCAACTATGATCACTCATCAACAGCTAAAGGTAGCTAATGATGCTACAACTCACACCCCACTCTCCAGACGGTATGGCAGACGACGCAAGATTTCTGGTAGAAGACGAATCATTAGACCTGATCGTATTCCAAACATTGCAGATCATAGATTTGCTTTTGTTAGATCAGGGTTTACTCAGAAAAGTTCAACTCTGCTTCCCCCTGTAGAAGTGAGCATACCTTCCTTAACTCCTCCCAACAAATCTCTTGAACAGATTACTTCCGAAGCACCTATTTCCACTTTGTTCAAAACTCATCATCCAGAAGTGACAACTGTAAGTCAAACATTGGCATTCTCAAGCAACAAACTGGATACAGCTGAAGAATATACAACTTCTACAGTAATCCCATTCTATCCTGAAAATCCCCAAGTTGTGTCACACAAAAAAGTAAAATCTGGTACACCATTACAAGCAGTTACTGACACAAACCCATCATTTAGCATAAAACTTCCGATAGCAACAATCCATAGCCCTAGAGTAAGCATGGAAACCACATCAGCCAAAGCTAGTGTACTGTCTTTGGCTATTAATTCTACCCTTCCTGCTCTTGGGACTAATCCTTCTAGTGTTTCAACAGGGGAAATTCCTTGGCATAATTTCTTTGGAAGCAACCATGTTCAAAAGGAGCTACTGGAAAAGCAACCCAGATTACAAACAAGTGAAGAAGCCTCAACCATGGTATCTGTTACACCTCTTCAAACTACAACACCAATGTACAGAATTTCACCAGTATATAAAGCTGCTGTTTTGAAGAGTGAGGACCAAACTAATGATCTCACAAATCGAATTAAACCCATCAGTAATGACGTGGTGGTAAAGCATGACCCCACACCAACACTCAGTATTACAGAATTGCCATCTTCATCCTATGTCTCCAATCTTGCAACTGTTTTGAGAAAAGAAACTGATGCCACTAGCATCATACCACTTGTTACTCCAACTGCAATTGCTCGTGTTGAAAAGGAAGTTTCCAAACTCAAAGTGTTTGGACCAGGCAGAAGGAGGGGTCAAAGGAGGAGAAGGCCTCTGAAAAAGTTAACGGCTTCGCGCAAAAACTTTATTGTCAGTAAAGGAGCAGTTATCCTGACCAAAGAAATCATGGCTTCTACTTTGGAAACAACTAAAAAAATAACTGAGTCAGCTGGCCCCATACCAACTGAATTGTTTTCAAAATTCACCAGTGTGGATGATTTTACAGCTACACTACAGCAACCAGTGCTTAGCACAACAGAGATAATTAGAGATAATAAATCCACAACTACTGCTCAGCTATTAGCAAGGAATATCGCCACTGAAAATGCTCGGCTACCAATGGAAAACTTGTCTTCTGAAACACCTGCTACTATGATCCCACTCACTGTATCATTCTTGGGCACAATAAGCCCAACCACAGTGTTATCACGCACATCCTTGGTAACACTGGCACCGGTGTCTACCAAACCAACACAGACTGCTACAGTGTCAGAAAATGAATCATATAATAGTGTGGGATGGGAAACTGCTcaaaaaaagcaaacaacaaaagCAACACTTCCGGTTGAAATTGTTCTAAGTAGCCAAACTCCCACTAATGCAAGATACCCCACCACACAAGAGCCTAGCCCATTAGTATCTCAAACCATGTTCATGTCACGTGCAACTATCACACAAACCACTGCATCTCCCAGGATGGGGGAAATCTCTTGGAGTGAGCCATTTTCTAAAACTACAGAAAGAGGCAAAAACCATACTGCCAATGCATTAACTACATTGAAATCTCCACAGAGCTCCACTCAATATACTCCTTTGTGGAGGAAGAACAAGAATTATATCAAAAGTTGGTCTGAGAAGACAGCAGACCAGGAATCTACTACTACCAATTTGATAGCCTTAAATTTGTTCCACCAAACCAGAGGGACAAAACCCAGGATAATTGGAGGAAAATTTGCAGCATTTACTGTCTTAGCTAATTCAGATGCTTTCATCCCTTGTGAAGCCAGTGGTAACCCCCTGCCCACAATACACTGGACCAAGGTATCATCAGGTAAGCTTCCCAAGTTTTTATGGaacattttctattttattataTATGAGATATAAGCTAGAATTCATTGTGtatagcaggggtccccaacccttttgggTCAGTGGACACATCTCAAATTTTGAGATGATGTTGTGGATGtggtcacaaaatggttgccaattgtgggcttgcccattcataaaatggctggcaTGAACTGTTGAGACTAAaagaaagtaacttgcccaagaacataATACAAAGCAgcgttccaaaacacaaaagcattcttttgaacccaaataaagatggcattaGAGGGCAGCAttctgctttgcagcatgccagcattctggttaaaaataattaattaaaatatctgAAGAAATGAGGTAAtaatcaggagggacagggaacCTGCCGGGTGTCAAGAGAAGTATCTGTGGGCACCATGTTAGGGATCCCAGGTGTATATAGTGGTATTAACATCTGGCGTATGTTTACATCCCTAAGATTGGGTTGTGAAGGTGCAATGATAGCTAGTGTGCTGTAGTGGATAGAGTGATGGGCTAGAACTGGGGAGATTCAGATCCcaatggaatgcctctcctgacatgaacctacccgtacactacaataaatatttaaggtcctcctccagtgcccactccaagggaagctcagagaatggcaacaagggagaaggccttttcagtagtgaccctccaattatggaatgatctccccgatgagcctcgcctggcgccaacattattatcttttcagcgtcagttcaagacttttctcccaggcatttaacagcacatgttgagtttttaattgacccagaatagatagatattgtatgctttttgtgactttaaattttgtatatttgtttttaatgttccgtgttttaatctttgtaactttaccgcatttatataccgccctatagcgtcggctatggggcggtatatagatgatgatgatgatgatgatgataataataataataataataataataataataataataataataatgaagctcactgggcaagatattctctttcagcctaacctccTTTACAGGATTattatgagaataaaatggggcgAGGAGAGAACTACTGTGTATGCAGTTCTGAGCTCCTTGTAGAAAAGATGCGAAATAATTGTTGCAGTTATAATAGtataaacaataacaataataaaacaattacaacAACTCCTTTCCTAGTTACATGTGTTTCAATCCTGTTCAGTCCTGTAAAGGACTACCATGATGCAGGATTGCAGCTCTTATGTCATACTTACTATAGAATTAACAGCTTAATCCTTAAAGAACAAAGTTAACTACTATCGGAAGTTGAAAAAGAGCAATTTAATAGCATAGTACACAACCACAACTATCTTACTGTGTCCACCACCTGGAACAACGGGTGGTAGCTAAATGTCAAGCCCTCAAGTTTTTGTCATGGAAACAGAGGGTGGAAATAAGAAACTGCTGAGAAACTCAAAAGTGTTATCCCCAGTTCAGGATGTTACTACTGTAGCTGTTTCATTCTGTGAGATAAACTGTGGTCACGTCCCTTCTTTTTCCTAGTTGAATCCATATACACATGGATAAAAGCTGGAAAAGGGAAGTGTAATGCATTAATATAGCAGGGGTGTAGTAAAGAAACCTAGGCAGACAGACATTACATGCTCCTCTCTGCAAACTATTATTGTACCAAGCAAAGCAAAAGGCGAGATTTTAATAAAGTGATCTGGCTAATTTTATTTTCATCTTGTTTAACCAGGGGTTGATGCACCAAAACACAAACGTGGTAACAGACTCGAGG
Protein-coding regions in this window:
- the IGSF10 gene encoding immunoglobulin superfamily member 10 — encoded protein: MKGSSRSNPCFLGCLFGFCLAAFPGSSACPKLCACYVPTEVHCTFRYLTTIPTHIPPNVERINLGYNSLVKLNETDFSGLKKLELLMLHSNQIRTIQDRTFSDLHDLQVLKMSYNKVKVVQADTFHGLSGLVRLHMDHNQIEFVNPKAFYGLTSLKLVHLEGNLLKQLHPDTFVTLRYLRIFKTSSIKHIYLSDNVLTSLPQDIFTYMSDLESLYLHGNPWTCDCTLRWFAEWAKEQADVVKCKKDRGPLGILQCPSCASPRNSKDKPLAEMPLSDFNCVKPTIDTNLKLKNITLPDDGDFISVSPRDFVAPIGSMVLNMTDQAGNRANLACNVQTPAKMSPVTLKKINNTTVLEISLSTFLVCSIDYEHIQPLWSILALYSDSLLKLKRNHLLTGVPYISYKYKQTDSENEELFTDIEAELRAEPSWLMQGQVAFQLDRTATTLNTLHIRYLMDAQITLPGAAPKSARQNWAMIVRENSTRTECSVLVGGSVELNCQALGDPTPVIEWVLADGSKVRAPYVSEDGRMMIAKSGKLTLRTADNFDTGVYHCVGTNYNDADVLTFRITVIDPYMEHNHLNGPLLSVFFGETVYLPCQSTGSPEASVDWILPEQMVLHHSSKNKFIFHNSTLKIQQITDRDSGYFKCVTANQYGVDFLVYQVLVKRNSHRLQKLDIQVEDEAAEGSGNEELKDITKLQNLSSTMQTQVTSQTSTEASSISHSTLNKIKNNYKEIHRHKKEKMNKRFRGHKRPFSPSNRRIDPLRWAAFLEKTKSTTLLRKQQNATMKPTVKVLLSSKISGNEEEASGDDIFPEEEFMLLATKRPAVYSLREASGNVVTAELGSISSNYSSLETSVVVTETVTPVGSPMVVHSERPKNQNLYMELKSETERTTLEAYQTLPTPPINMESSTTPSYKLPSTTETLNTSQRLILPGGNNVHLKITPTITQATNITKSSVTFHKSTGKTDLFAQATEKTIGKSNSQVSVVSVPDDVFRHIYSTQKITMPQLPADSTMITHQQLKVANDATTHTPLSRRYGRRRKISGRRRIIRPDRIPNIADHRFAFVRSGFTQKSSTLLPPVEVSIPSLTPPNKSLEQITSEAPISTLFKTHHPEVTTVSQTLAFSSNKLDTAEEYTTSTVIPFYPENPQVVSHKKVKSGTPLQAVTDTNPSFSIKLPIATIHSPRVSMETTSAKASVLSLAINSTLPALGTNPSSVSTGEIPWHNFFGSNHVQKELLEKQPRLQTSEEASTMVSVTPLQTTTPMYRISPVYKAAVLKSEDQTNDLTNRIKPISNDVVVKHDPTPTLSITELPSSSYVSNLATVLRKETDATSIIPLVTPTAIARVEKEVSKLKVFGPGRRRGQRRRRPLKKLTASRKNFIVSKGAVILTKEIMASTLETTKKITESAGPIPTELFSKFTSVDDFTATLQQPVLSTTEIIRDNKSTTTAQLLARNIATENARLPMENLSSETPATMIPLTVSFLGTISPTTVLSRTSLVTLAPVSTKPTQTATVSENESYNSVGWETAQKKQTTKATLPVEIVLSSQTPTNARYPTTQEPSPLVSQTMFMSRATITQTTASPRMGEISWSEPFSKTTERGKNHTANALTTLKSPQSSTQYTPLWRKNKNYIKSWSEKTADQESTTTNLIALNLFHQTRGTKPRIIGGKFAAFTVLANSDAFIPCEASGNPLPTIHWTKVSSGVDAPKHKRGNRLEVLPNGTLSIQNVNIQDRGQYLCVAANQHGSDKLLITLSVVTYPPRILGRRSKIITVHSGKAVTMKCKAEGRPIPTISWVLANKTYMSESSRWNEAVSVLTDGTLIIKKVTVYDRGIYTCTANNAAGSDTVTIRLQVIAAPPIILEEKKQHVVVNMGESLKLPCTAKGNPHPNVHWVLFDGTVVKPLQYINGKLFLFPNGTLYIRNIAPSDGGNYECIATSSTGSERRVVILQVNHRDIIPRIAISSQRLTQLNFGDKLLLNCSAVGEPTPKIIWRLPSKAVVDQWHRMGNRIHVHPNGTLAVEAVTEKDAGDYICVARNKMGDDLILMKVSVTMKPAKIDQKQYFKKLVPYGKDFKVDCKASGSPEPEISWSLPDGTMINNMMQADDSGHRSRRYTLFDNGTLYFNKVGIAEEGDYTCYAQNTLGKDEMKVHITIIAAAPRIKQNSKTYAKVKAGDTALFDCDAIGEPKPKIFWLLPSNDMISASTHRYFLHVNGTLSVAKVRLLDAGEYICVARNSGGDDTKLYKLEVVSKPPLINGLYTNKTVIKTTAIKHSKKQIDCRAEGTPIPQIMWIMPDNIFLTAPYYGSRITVHKNGTLEIRNVRPSDTAEFICVARNDGGESILVVQLEVLEMLRRPMFRNPFNEKIIAKPGKTTLLNCSVDGNPPPQIIWMLPNGTRLSSGFKTVQYFLGSSGTLVIYSPSKADAGKYRCAAKNKVGYIEKLVILEVGQKPTIFIHPKGAIKSIIGESLSLHCLAGGSPKPNIVWTVPSGYVLDHPQINGKYTLLENGTLVVQETTIHDRGSYACKAQNYAGDSTIVVFVMIVAHPPRITNKPPRNIRTMAGVAVQLHCMALGIPNPEITWELPDHSLLSTGSKGRPSGSELLHPQGTLVIQNPKSSDSGTYKCMAKNQLGSDSTVTNVQVI